One Mycolicibacterium sp. TUM20985 genomic window, CGGTGACGTGCACGTCGTTGCCAGCGGGGACCCCCTGCTGCACGGGATCGGCAACACCCTGATCCGGCTCTACGGGCCGGAGGTGGTGGCGGTCCTGCCGCACGTGTCGTCGGTGACGTTGGCGTGCGCCAGGGTCGGGTGGGCGGTGCAGGACACCGAGATCATCAGCCTGGTGACCGCCAAGGCGCACACCGCCGTGCGCCGGGGCGGCCAGGCCGTCGTGCTGTCGCGTGACGGCAGCAGTCCCGCCACGCTGGCCCGCCTGCTGGCCGAGATCGGGCGCGGGGATTCGGAATTGACGGTGCTCGAGCAACTCGGTGGCGGGCGGGAGCGGCGTCGGTCGGCCACGGCGCGGGAGTGGGCGGATCGGCCGCCACACGACATCGACCCGCTGAACGTGATGGCGGTGCGGTACCTGCCCGACGACCGGCTCACGCAGGTTCTTCCCGACGACGCGTTCGCCCACGACGGGCAGCTCACCAAGCAGTCGATCCGTGCCCTCGTGCTGGTCGCCCTGGCCCCGCGGCCGGGAGAGCTGTTGTGGGACGTCGGTTCTGGTTCGGGAAGCATTGCCGTCGAGTGGTGCCGTAGCGGCCCCGGGTGCACGGCGGTGGCGTTCGAACGGGACGGGGTGCGGCGGGCCCGCATCGAGGACAACGCGATTGCCAACGGCGCGGCGGTGGAGGTGCGGGGAGCGGCGCCCAGCCACTTCGACGGCGCCCCGGAACCGGCGGCCGTCTTCGTCGGTGGCGGACTGACGCACCCAGGGTTGCTCGAAGGCTGCCTCGACCGGCTTCCCGTGGGCGGTCGGCTGGTCGCCAACGTGGTCACCGTCGAGTCGGAAGCGCTCATCTACCAATGGTATTCACGCCTGGGCGGCACGCTGCGCCGGTTCCAGCACTACCGCGGTGAACCCGTCGGCGGTTTCACCGGGTGGCGCCCCGCGATGCCCATCACCCAGTGGGCGGTGACCAAGCGGTGACCGTCTACTTCATCGGCGCGGGCCCAGGTGCCGCCGATCTGATCACCGTCCGCGGCGAACGCCTGCTGAAGCGGTGTCCGGTCTGTCTGTACGCGGGCTCGATCATGCCGGACGACCTGTTGGCGCTCTGCCCACCGGACGCGCGCGTCGTCGATACCGGCCCGCTGACGCTGGAGCAGATCATCGGTGAGCTCACCGACGCTCACGCCGCCGGGCTGGACGTCGCGCGGCTGCACTCGGGCGACCCGTCCCTCTACAGCGCGGTGGCCGAACAGTGCCGTCGCCTCGACGCGGCGGGCGTCGACTACGAGATCGTGCCCGGGGTGCCCGCATTCGCGGCCGCGGCCGCCGCGTTGAAGCGGGAGTTGACCGTGCCGGGGGTCGCGCAGACCGTGACGCTGACCCGCGTCTCGACGCTGTCGACCGCGATGCCCGAGGGGGAGGACCTGCGTTCGCTGTCGGCACCGGGGGCCACGCTGGTGCTGCACCTCGCCGCCGCACAGGTCGATGCGATCGTGCCGGAGCTGCTCGCCGGCGGATACGACGGTGAAACCCCTTGCGCTGTGGTCGCCTTCGCGTCGTGGCCGCAGGAGACGGTGCTGCGGTGCCGGCTCGGCGAGCTGGCAGAGCAGGTGCACGTCGCGGGTATCACGCGCACCGCCGTGATCGTGGTCGGCGACGTGCTCGTCGCGGACGGTTTCTCCGATAGCTATCTGTACTCGGCGGGCCGGCGCCGCGGGAGCCGACACTAGTGCGGGTGCTCCTGCTCGGTGGAACGGGCGAGGCGAGGGCGCTCGCCGCCGAGTTGCATCCGCACACCGCGGTCATCAGCTCACTCGCCGGTCGGGTCCCCGATCCGGCGCTGCCGGTGGGCGAGGTCCGCATCGGCGGCTTCGGGGGTGTCGACGGGCTGGCACGCTGGCTGGGCGACGAGCGCGTCGACGCCGTCGTCGACGCCACGCACCCGTTCGCCGCGCGCATCACCGCCAACGCCGCCAGCGCATGCGCGCTGGTGGGTCTGCCGCACGTGGTCCTGGCCCGCCCCGCGTGGCCGACGGGCGACGCGATCGTGGTCGACTCCGACGTTCACGCCGCGGACGTCGTGGCGCGCAACGGATATGCGCGGGTCTTCCTGACCACCGGCCGTTCCGGGAGTGCAGCATTCGCGGGCGTGGACGCCTGGTTCCTGATCCGCGCGGTCACTGCGCCTGCCGACACCGAGCTGCCGCCGCGTCACCGACTGCTGCTGTCTCGCGGCCCGTACGATTACGACGACGAGCGTAAACTGTTGCACGACTTCGCCATCGACGCGCTGGTGACGAAGAACAGCGGCGGGGACATGACCAGGGCCAAGGTGCTGGCCGCGGACGATCTCGGGATCCCCGTCGTGATGGTGGATCGTCCGGATCTGCCCCCCGGCGTCGCCGCGGTGTCCACCGTGGCGGCCGCGGCCGAGTGGGTCAGAGCCCTCTGACGAGGTCCAGGCTGCCGAGGTCGCGAATGGCCCGGCAGCCGCGTTCCAGCATGACCAGCATCATGTCGTCACCGCGATCGGTCGAGATCGAGAATGCGCAGCCGAGCACGGACAGCAGCGGCACCTGCAGCATGCCGACGCGGTAGTCGCGCCAGCAGGTCTCACGGTCGTAATCGGTGATGCCGTAAGCCATGAGCTCGGAGTAGTAGGTGGCGACCAGGTCCTCGTCCGACGCCGCCCGGGCGGCGGGCAGCAGGCTGGTCCCGGTGAAGTACGCCAGGTCGCGCGCGGGCAGGCCGACCCCCAACGTCTGCCAGTCGACGATGGTGACCCGGGTGCGGTCCGGGTCGAAGAGCATGTTGTCGAGGCGGTAGTCGCCGTGCATCAGCGAGAAGCGATCGCGGTCGGCCAGCAACCACGGCGCTACCAGCGACATCGCCTCGTTCACCGTGTCGCGATTCTCGGCGGTCATCCGCTCGCCGAGCCGGTCCAGCGTCATTTGCGCGGCCATCATGGCGATGTCGCCGAGCCCCTTCATGGACTCCTCGGTCGTCATCGACATGACCAGCCCGGGGAACTCGGGCCACCGGGGGTCACACCACGTGGGCCCGTGCAGGCCGGCCAGGGCGCGCACGGCGAGGTCGGCCTCCAGGATCGTGCAGCCGCTGATCTGGTCGCCCTGGACGGCGGGCGCCATGTCGGCGAGCAGGAGCACGAAATCGCCTCCGTCGTCGGAGATCTCGCAGTGGTAGTGCCGCGGGATCGGTACCCTTACGACGTCGGCAACACCCGTGTAGAAGGCGTGCTCGGAGCGATAGCCCAGGGCCACGCGCTCTCGTACCGCATCGTCTTGGGACGAGAGCTTGATGGCGAAGCTGTCCGGCAGCCCGGTCCCGTCGTCGCGGTACGCGACCGCGAGTCGATAGGTCGCGCCGGTCTGGCCGGTTCCGATGGGAGTGACGTCCACCGCGTCGACCTCGACTCCCAGCACGGACTCCAGCCACTGCGGCGTCACGTCCGTCGGGCTGCGAGGAATGGACGGGGCCGGTGCCGAGGGCCTGGTCATGACGCGCGACAGTAGCAGGCGGGCGTCAGGAGGGATAGCGACGCGGCGTGTACACGCGGTCGACGGGGCCGTCCGCCGAGTCGGCCTGCTGCCACTGCGTCTGCGACGAGCCGATGATCAGGAGGCAACGCATGTCGACGTCGGCGGCATCGAGGTCGGCCAACCGCACGACGTGCACGTGTTCGGCGGGTCCGGAGACGTCGCGGCCGATGACGACGGGCGTGCCGGGGTCGCGGTGCTCCAGCAGCAGGTCCCGCATCGCCGCGACCTGCCAGGTGCGACTCTTCGACGCCGGGTTGTAGATCGCCAGCACCAGATCCGCGGTGGCCGCCGCGCGCAGCCGGTCGACGATCACGTCCCACGGCTTGAGCCGGTCGGACAGCGAGATGACGGCATAGTCGTGGCCCAGCGGGGCGCCGACGCGGCTGGCCACGGCCTGGGCTGCCGTCATCGCGGGGATCACCCTGACGTCGACGCCCGGCCACTGCTTGGCCTCCTCGAGCACGGCCGTCGCCATCGCGAACACGCCGGGATCGCCGGACGACACCACGGCCACCGAGCGGCCCTGCTCGGCGAGCGTGCACGCCAGCCGGGCCCGAGCGGGCTCGTCGGTGTTGTCGCTCGGGTGGTGGCGCTGGCCGTCGCGGGCAGGGATCCGGTCGAGGTACGGGCCGTAGCCGATCAGGTCGGTGGCGGCCGCCAACTCGTGGCGCGACTGTGGCGTCATCCAGTCGACGTCGCCGGGACCGAGGCCGACCACGACGACGCTGCCCCCGACGGCGCTTCCTTCGGCAGTGTCCGCGGCCGGCTTGCCGCCGGTCATCCCCGGCACCATGGCGATCGAGAAGTAGGGGACCGTCGACTCGTCGACGTCGGCCGCGGGGGACACCCGCTGCCGGTCGGTGCTCGCGCGCTCGACGTAGTAGGCGTCGTCCAGTCGGCCGACTGCCGAGAGTGCTTCCCGCACTGCGGGATACGTCCGGCCAAGCTTCATGATCACGGCAGCGTCGGTATCGGCGAGCCGGCGCTTGAGCTCAGTGGGTGGCAGCGTGCCCGGCAGGATGGACAACACCTCGTCCCCCTGGACGAGTGGACGTCCGATGGCCGCGGAGGCGGCGCTCACCGACGTCACCCCGGGGATGATGACCGCGTCGAATCGGGCCGTGAGCCGGGTGTGCATGTGCATGTACGAGCTGTAGAACAGCGGGTCGCCCTCGGCGAGCAACGCCACGTCCCGACCCGCCTCCAGGTGGCCGGCGATCCGGTCGGCCGCCCGCTGGTAGAAGTCCTCCATCGCGCCCGCGTAGCCGCCGGGGTGGTCGGTGGTCTCCGTGGTGACCGGGTAGACCAGGTGCTCTTCGAGCTGGCCGGGCCGCAGGTAGGGCTCGGCGATGGTGCGGGCAATGCTGCGTCCGTGGCGGGCGCTGTGGTAGGCCACGACGTCGGCCTCGCCTATCACCCGGGCCGCCTTGACCGTGACCAACTCGGGGTCACCGGGGCCCAGCCCGACGCCCCAGAGTGTGCCCATGTCGCTCATTCCCGTTCGCTCGCAATCGCATTGACCGCTGCTGCGGCCATGGCGCTGCCGCCGCGTCGGCCCGTCACGACGAGGTAGTCCATGCCGCGTGGGCGTTCGATCAACTCGTCCTTGGACTGCGCCGAGCCGACGAAACCGACCGGGCCGCCGAGGACGGCGGCGGGCACGGGCGCGCCGTCGTCGAGCAGCTCGAGCAAGCGGAACAGGGCGGTGGGGGCGTTCCCGATGGCGACGACCGCGCCACCGAGTCGCTCGGCCCACAGGTCGACGCCCGCGGCGGAGCGTGTGCTGCCCAAGCGTGCCGCCAGATCGGCCGCCCGCGGATCGGCGACGAGTGAGACCACCTCGTTGTCGGCGGGCAGCCGCGCCCGGGTGATGCCCGCGGCCACCATCGACGAATCGCACAGAATCGGTGCTCCGGCGGCCAGCGCGCGGTGGGCCGACGACGCGACACCCGGGGTGAAGGCCACGTGCTCGGCGACGTCGACCTGACCGCACGTGTGAATCAGCCGGACGACGACACGCGACACGTCCTCGGGGAAGCGCGTGAGATCGGCTTCCTCTCGGATCATCGAGAACGACTGCCGATAGATCTCGGAGGCGTCGCGGATGTAGTCGAGCACCAGATCACCCTACGGGTGACGTAGCTCGTAACCGCTTGCGGTGGCCACCAGCACCTCACCGATCGGCGGGCTGCCGCAAGCGCGCTCGCAACCCACGAAATGCCGGTGTGAGGTCGTGGCCCCGTCGTGCACCGCCCGAGCAGCATCGCTGCGGACGTCGGCCGCGGAGTGGACACAGCCCGGGCTGCCGGTGCACGCGCTGACGTCGAGCCACGGCGACGCGTCGTCGAAGACCAGCCCGAGCGGCGCGAGTACCCGTAGCGCGGCGTCGGCGATCCCCTCGTCGAGATCGCAGACCAGCACCGAGCGCCACGGCGTGATCACCAGGGGGGATCCGATCGCCGCCAGGTACTCCGCTGCCCTGGTCGTCAGGACGCCCAGGGGAACGGC contains:
- the cbiE gene encoding precorrin-6y C5,15-methyltransferase (decarboxylating) subunit CbiE; this translates as MIVVVGIGADGMAGLSAVSRAELTRATVIYGSPRQLELLDDSVSAPRRPWPTPMMPAVRTLLDGSDGGDVHVVASGDPLLHGIGNTLIRLYGPEVVAVLPHVSSVTLACARVGWAVQDTEIISLVTAKAHTAVRRGGQAVVLSRDGSSPATLARLLAEIGRGDSELTVLEQLGGGRERRRSATAREWADRPPHDIDPLNVMAVRYLPDDRLTQVLPDDAFAHDGQLTKQSIRALVLVALAPRPGELLWDVGSGSGSIAVEWCRSGPGCTAVAFERDGVRRARIEDNAIANGAAVEVRGAAPSHFDGAPEPAAVFVGGGLTHPGLLEGCLDRLPVGGRLVANVVTVESEALIYQWYSRLGGTLRRFQHYRGEPVGGFTGWRPAMPITQWAVTKR
- the cobM gene encoding precorrin-4 C(11)-methyltransferase → MTVYFIGAGPGAADLITVRGERLLKRCPVCLYAGSIMPDDLLALCPPDARVVDTGPLTLEQIIGELTDAHAAGLDVARLHSGDPSLYSAVAEQCRRLDAAGVDYEIVPGVPAFAAAAAALKRELTVPGVAQTVTLTRVSTLSTAMPEGEDLRSLSAPGATLVLHLAAAQVDAIVPELLAGGYDGETPCAVVAFASWPQETVLRCRLGELAEQVHVAGITRTAVIVVGDVLVADGFSDSYLYSAGRRRGSRH
- a CDS encoding cobalt-precorrin-6A reductase, whose product is MRVLLLGGTGEARALAAELHPHTAVISSLAGRVPDPALPVGEVRIGGFGGVDGLARWLGDERVDAVVDATHPFAARITANAASACALVGLPHVVLARPAWPTGDAIVVDSDVHAADVVARNGYARVFLTTGRSGSAAFAGVDAWFLIRAVTAPADTELPPRHRLLLSRGPYDYDDERKLLHDFAIDALVTKNSGGDMTRAKVLAADDLGIPVVMVDRPDLPPGVAAVSTVAAAAEWVRAL
- a CDS encoding phosphotransferase family protein, with protein sequence MTRPSAPAPSIPRSPTDVTPQWLESVLGVEVDAVDVTPIGTGQTGATYRLAVAYRDDGTGLPDSFAIKLSSQDDAVRERVALGYRSEHAFYTGVADVVRVPIPRHYHCEISDDGGDFVLLLADMAPAVQGDQISGCTILEADLAVRALAGLHGPTWCDPRWPEFPGLVMSMTTEESMKGLGDIAMMAAQMTLDRLGERMTAENRDTVNEAMSLVAPWLLADRDRFSLMHGDYRLDNMLFDPDRTRVTIVDWQTLGVGLPARDLAYFTGTSLLPAARAASDEDLVATYYSELMAYGITDYDRETCWRDYRVGMLQVPLLSVLGCAFSISTDRGDDMMLVMLERGCRAIRDLGSLDLVRGL
- a CDS encoding precorrin-2 C(20)-methyltransferase codes for the protein MSDMGTLWGVGLGPGDPELVTVKAARVIGEADVVAYHSARHGRSIARTIAEPYLRPGQLEEHLVYPVTTETTDHPGGYAGAMEDFYQRAADRIAGHLEAGRDVALLAEGDPLFYSSYMHMHTRLTARFDAVIIPGVTSVSAASAAIGRPLVQGDEVLSILPGTLPPTELKRRLADTDAAVIMKLGRTYPAVREALSAVGRLDDAYYVERASTDRQRVSPAADVDESTVPYFSIAMVPGMTGGKPAADTAEGSAVGGSVVVVGLGPGDVDWMTPQSRHELAAATDLIGYGPYLDRIPARDGQRHHPSDNTDEPARARLACTLAEQGRSVAVVSSGDPGVFAMATAVLEEAKQWPGVDVRVIPAMTAAQAVASRVGAPLGHDYAVISLSDRLKPWDVIVDRLRAAATADLVLAIYNPASKSRTWQVAAMRDLLLEHRDPGTPVVIGRDVSGPAEHVHVVRLADLDAADVDMRCLLIIGSSQTQWQQADSADGPVDRVYTPRRYPS
- a CDS encoding precorrin-8X methylmutase encodes the protein MLDYIRDASEIYRQSFSMIREEADLTRFPEDVSRVVVRLIHTCGQVDVAEHVAFTPGVASSAHRALAAGAPILCDSSMVAAGITRARLPADNEVVSLVADPRAADLAARLGSTRSAAGVDLWAERLGGAVVAIGNAPTALFRLLELLDDGAPVPAAVLGGPVGFVGSAQSKDELIERPRGMDYLVVTGRRGGSAMAAAAVNAIASERE